The proteins below are encoded in one region of Mauremys reevesii isolate NIE-2019 linkage group 15, ASM1616193v1, whole genome shotgun sequence:
- the LOC120382989 gene encoding zinc finger protein 239-like isoform X4, which translates to MEAQRTLSGRSEGDVSWSPEQGEACGNQHRPEVQQGTSSGERQQGKSSDQGVGLKDLPEDMIQPGICTKGKPYECAECGKIFSNDSSLIIHRRVHTGERPYNCSECGKSFTRSSTLVVHQRVHTEEKPYKCPDCGKSFKRSSTLISHQKIHTGERPYNCLECGKSFNQGSNLIKHQRIHTGERPYNCLECGKSFIRHSHLIRHQRMHTGKIPYRCPDCGKNFSDSSAVVRHQRIHTGERPYKCLECGKSFKQSSDLMNHQRSHTGEKPYYCPECGKGFSRKAHVISHQKIHRPERSFNCLECEKNFTRSSDLIRHQKTHTRKTPYKCSVSRKSFKQRSERISHQRAHTAKRNYKCSVCGKSYKVKVSLMSHQKLHTG; encoded by the coding sequence ATGGAAGCACAGAGAACACTATCGGGAAGATCTGAAGGGGATGTTtcctggagtcctgagcagggagaAGCCTGCGGAaatcagcacaggccagaggtgCAGCAGGGAACCTCCTCAGGGGAGAGACAACAGGGTAAATCCAGTGACCAAGGGGTTGGTTTGAAGGACCTTCCTGAAGACATGATCCAGCCAGGAATCTGCACTAAAGGGAAACCATATGAATGTGCTGAGTGTGGAAAAATCTTCAGTAATGACTCATCCCTGATTATTCATCGgcgagtccacacaggagagagaccctataactGCTCGGAGTGTGGGAAATCCTTCACTCGGAGCTCCACCCTTGTTGTGCATCAGAGAGTGCACACAGaagagaaaccctataaatgccccgactgcgggaaaagcttcaagcggAGCTCAACCCTTATTTCAcaccagaaaatccacacaggagagagaccttataacTGCCTGgaatgtgggaaaagtttcaatcaagGCTCAAACCTAAttaagcatcagagaatccacacgggagagagaccctataactgccttgagtgtgggaaaagtttcattcgGCACTCACAcctcattagacatcagagaatgcacactGGAAAGATACCCTATAGGTGCCCTGACTGTGGAAAAAACTTTAGTGACAGCTCAGCTGTTGttagacatcagaggatccatactggagagagaccctataaatgccttgagtgtgggaaaagcttcaagcagagctcagaccttatgaATCATCAGAGAAGCCACACAGGAGAAAAACCCTATTactgccctgagtgtgggaaggGGTTCAGTCGGAAGGCTCACGTTATTTCGCACCAGAAAATTCACAGGCCAGAGAGGTCCTTTAACTGCCTCGAGTGTGAGAAAAACTTCACTAGGAGCTCTGacctcattagacatcagaaaaccCACACCAGAAAGACACCCTATAAATGTTCTGTGTCTCGAAAAAGCTTCAAGCAGAGGTCAGAACGTATTTCACATCAGAGAGCCCACACAGCAAAGAGAAACTATAAATGTTCTGTCTGTGGGAAAAGCTACAAGGTGAAGGTCTCTCTAATGTCCCATCAGAAACTCCACACAGGCTAG
- the LOC120382989 gene encoding uncharacterized protein LOC120382989 isoform X3 produces MAEPEKKKIQSLSSTIDKFFVNADTYEEQHTCMAELLLTYHGVKHHHSYHSQDCGNKLYPSIFTDSKIASRIHCGRRKAKALIENVLAPHSLKLAVQDIGSTSFSIVTDASNKGNTKLFPVAIRYFNKDKGSCTRIIDFLEDADETSEAIANKLRSCLQNAGLIHNKIVAYGADNASVNFGKHKSVLVHLKQMLDLPNLVPGHCSTHIVHNTVKHGLKMLSYDVENLVIKVFSEFSSCAKNISELKEFLDFMETEYSEILCHVPTRFLILFTAVDRLLKNWPALKSYFVGKGEETVSCAIWAFLSEQEDTVSDDDIITLPELYIYFVHNIMSQFNNTIKVLESDYIQVTELYAIFNKLRREIQIRQEQGFYGYKVTQFLKKLPPNKQNKFVGDAQQVYTRMLQYLEKWFDFSENSFYMLCAPLNLDRPLELDKLCALTTNLGIQVDGDELFTEMCTLNDVLPTLKSLTNDAELTLFQEQQEHHHRISVSEVWVEFFKHWEAPNLLKIVQHVLAIPPSNAFVERIFSVMKNLWTNERNELQVDLVKAELFVHFNYKMTCAEFAGFLKTEAAKELVVAARKEQKYKSGEGMMGENVEENPQPENPEQVETHVTLLGKSEGIVSWSPEHGKAVTGFPSLVLGDSSQLPSAQPSSGSAWFSKESLISPSTLLPSISDSAEIFYLILPGSPACVLWTGI; encoded by the exons ATGGCAGAACCGGAAAAGAAAAAGATTCAAAGTTTGTCCAGTACAATCGATAAATTCTTCGTAAATGCTGATACCTATGAAGAACAACACACATGCATGGCTGAATTGCTTTTAACATATCATGGAGTTAAACACCACCACAGCTACCATTCTCAAGATTGTGGAAATAAGCTGTACCCCTCCATTTTCACTGATTCCAAGATCGCATCCAGAATTCACTGCGGAAGGAGAAAAGCGAAGGCTTTGATTGAGAATGTATTAGCCCCCCATTCATTGAAACTAGCTGTGCAAGACATTGGATCAACATCATTCTCAATAGTGACAGATGCTTCTAATAAAGGGAACACAAAATTATTCCCAGTTGCCATCCGCTACTTTAATAAAGATAAGGGAAGCTGCACACGTATCATAGACTTTTTGGAGGATGCAGATGAGACATCAGAGGCAATCGCAAACAAGTTACGAAGTTGTCTTCAAAATGCCGGTCTGATACATAATAAAATTGTGGCATATGGAGCAGACAACGCATCTGTCAATTTTGGAAAACACAAGTCTGTTTTGGTGCACCTAAAACAAATGTTAGATTTACCAAACCTTGTGCCAGGGCATTGCAGCACTCACATAGTACACAATACGGTGAAACATGGCTTGAAAATGCTCTCTTATGATGTAGAGAACTTGGTCATCAAGGTTTTCAGTGAATTCTCGTCCTGTGCAAAGAATATTAGTGAACTTAAAGAGTTCCTTGACTTCATGGAGACAGAATATTCAGAAATCTTATGCCATGTACCTACACGTTTTTTGATCCTTTTCACTGCCGTTGACAGGTTACTGAAGAATTGGCCTGCACTCAAGTCTTACTTTGTGGGCAAAGGAGAGGAAACAGTGAGCTGTGCAATATGGGCCTTTCTTTCTGAGCAGGAGGACACAGTATCCGATGATGATATTATTACACTTCCAGAACTGTACATCTACTTTGTGCACAATATTATGAGCCAATTTAACAACACCATAAAGGTTCTTGAAAGTGATTACATTCAGGTAACTGAACTGTATGCTATATTCAACAAGTTGAGAAGAGAGATTCAGATTCGACAAGAGCAAGGCTTCTATGGATACAAGGTGACACAGTTCTTGAAGAAACTGCCGCCTAACAAGCAGAATAAATTTGTTGGAGATGCCCAACAGGTTTACACACGCATGCTACAGTACCTGGAAAAGTGGTTTGATTTCAGCGAAAACTCTTTCTATATGTTGTGTGCGCCACTCAATCTGGACAGACCTCTTGAACTAGACAAACTGTGTGCTTTGACTACAAACTTGGGCATTCAAGTGGACGGCGATGAACTATTTACAGAAATGTGTACGCTGAATGATGTGCTACCAACCCTAAAGAGTTTGACAAATGATGCTGAATTGACATTGTTTCAGGAGCAACAAGAGCACCATCATCGAATCAGTGTCTCTGAGGTATGGGTAGAATTCTTTAAGCACTGGGAAGCCCCGAACTTACTTAAAATTGTGCAGCATGTGCTTGCTATTCCACCCAGCAACGCATTTGTGGAACGCATTTTCAGTGTTATGAAGAACTTGTGGACTAATGAAAGGAATGAGCTCCAAGTGGACCTGGTGAAAGCTGAGCTATTCGTGCATTTCAACTATAAAATGACATGTGCTGAGTTTGCTGGATTTTTGAAGACAGAAGCAGCTAAAGAGCTTGTGGTGGCAGCAAGAAAAGAACAGAAGTATAAAT caggTGAGGGGATGATGGGTGAGAATGTGGAAGAGAATCCTCAGCCCGAAAATCCTGAACAAGTTGAAACTCATGTTACATTATTGGGAAAATCTGAAGGGATTGTGTCCTGGAGTCCAGAGCATGGAAAAGCTG TGACTGGTTTCCCATCTCTGGTGTTAGGAGACAGCAGTCAGCTCCCATCTgctcagccctcctctggctctgcctggtTTAGCAAAGAATCCCTGATCagcccctccaccctgctgccaTCCATCTCTGACTCAGCTGAAATCTTCTACCTCATCTTACCTGGTTCCCCAGCCTGTGTCCTATGGACTGGTATCTGA
- the LOC120382989 gene encoding uncharacterized protein LOC120382989 isoform X1, whose translation MAEPEKKKIQSLSSTIDKFFVNADTYEEQHTCMAELLLTYHGVKHHHSYHSQDCGNKLYPSIFTDSKIASRIHCGRRKAKALIENVLAPHSLKLAVQDIGSTSFSIVTDASNKGNTKLFPVAIRYFNKDKGSCTRIIDFLEDADETSEAIANKLRSCLQNAGLIHNKIVAYGADNASVNFGKHKSVLVHLKQMLDLPNLVPGHCSTHIVHNTVKHGLKMLSYDVENLVIKVFSEFSSCAKNISELKEFLDFMETEYSEILCHVPTRFLILFTAVDRLLKNWPALKSYFVGKGEETVSCAIWAFLSEQEDTVSDDDIITLPELYIYFVHNIMSQFNNTIKVLESDYIQVTELYAIFNKLRREIQIRQEQGFYGYKVTQFLKKLPPNKQNKFVGDAQQVYTRMLQYLEKWFDFSENSFYMLCAPLNLDRPLELDKLCALTTNLGIQVDGDELFTEMCTLNDVLPTLKSLTNDAELTLFQEQQEHHHRISVSEVWVEFFKHWEAPNLLKIVQHVLAIPPSNAFVERIFSVMKNLWTNERNELQVDLVKAELFVHFNYKMTCAEFAGFLKTEAAKELVVAARKEQKYKSGEGMMGENVEENPQPENPEQVETHVTLLGKSEGIVSWSPEHGKAGGCQHRPERQQRNQSGKKVGKSTQCEGGLKNFSKNMMHQRFSKGEGKNTCTECGKSFSRNLHLIIHRRTHTGERPHKCLKCGKSFIDNPTLKIHQRIHMEEKPYKCPDCGKSFSERPHLIGHRRIHTEAKTFICSQCGETLCNWSAFLRHERIHTGERPKPYHCLECGENFHDRSGLSRHQRIHTGEKPYNCLDCGESFSRRSNLTRHQKVHTGERPYTCLKCGKSFSRRSTHSRHLITHWGESE comes from the exons ATGGCAGAACCGGAAAAGAAAAAGATTCAAAGTTTGTCCAGTACAATCGATAAATTCTTCGTAAATGCTGATACCTATGAAGAACAACACACATGCATGGCTGAATTGCTTTTAACATATCATGGAGTTAAACACCACCACAGCTACCATTCTCAAGATTGTGGAAATAAGCTGTACCCCTCCATTTTCACTGATTCCAAGATCGCATCCAGAATTCACTGCGGAAGGAGAAAAGCGAAGGCTTTGATTGAGAATGTATTAGCCCCCCATTCATTGAAACTAGCTGTGCAAGACATTGGATCAACATCATTCTCAATAGTGACAGATGCTTCTAATAAAGGGAACACAAAATTATTCCCAGTTGCCATCCGCTACTTTAATAAAGATAAGGGAAGCTGCACACGTATCATAGACTTTTTGGAGGATGCAGATGAGACATCAGAGGCAATCGCAAACAAGTTACGAAGTTGTCTTCAAAATGCCGGTCTGATACATAATAAAATTGTGGCATATGGAGCAGACAACGCATCTGTCAATTTTGGAAAACACAAGTCTGTTTTGGTGCACCTAAAACAAATGTTAGATTTACCAAACCTTGTGCCAGGGCATTGCAGCACTCACATAGTACACAATACGGTGAAACATGGCTTGAAAATGCTCTCTTATGATGTAGAGAACTTGGTCATCAAGGTTTTCAGTGAATTCTCGTCCTGTGCAAAGAATATTAGTGAACTTAAAGAGTTCCTTGACTTCATGGAGACAGAATATTCAGAAATCTTATGCCATGTACCTACACGTTTTTTGATCCTTTTCACTGCCGTTGACAGGTTACTGAAGAATTGGCCTGCACTCAAGTCTTACTTTGTGGGCAAAGGAGAGGAAACAGTGAGCTGTGCAATATGGGCCTTTCTTTCTGAGCAGGAGGACACAGTATCCGATGATGATATTATTACACTTCCAGAACTGTACATCTACTTTGTGCACAATATTATGAGCCAATTTAACAACACCATAAAGGTTCTTGAAAGTGATTACATTCAGGTAACTGAACTGTATGCTATATTCAACAAGTTGAGAAGAGAGATTCAGATTCGACAAGAGCAAGGCTTCTATGGATACAAGGTGACACAGTTCTTGAAGAAACTGCCGCCTAACAAGCAGAATAAATTTGTTGGAGATGCCCAACAGGTTTACACACGCATGCTACAGTACCTGGAAAAGTGGTTTGATTTCAGCGAAAACTCTTTCTATATGTTGTGTGCGCCACTCAATCTGGACAGACCTCTTGAACTAGACAAACTGTGTGCTTTGACTACAAACTTGGGCATTCAAGTGGACGGCGATGAACTATTTACAGAAATGTGTACGCTGAATGATGTGCTACCAACCCTAAAGAGTTTGACAAATGATGCTGAATTGACATTGTTTCAGGAGCAACAAGAGCACCATCATCGAATCAGTGTCTCTGAGGTATGGGTAGAATTCTTTAAGCACTGGGAAGCCCCGAACTTACTTAAAATTGTGCAGCATGTGCTTGCTATTCCACCCAGCAACGCATTTGTGGAACGCATTTTCAGTGTTATGAAGAACTTGTGGACTAATGAAAGGAATGAGCTCCAAGTGGACCTGGTGAAAGCTGAGCTATTCGTGCATTTCAACTATAAAATGACATGTGCTGAGTTTGCTGGATTTTTGAAGACAGAAGCAGCTAAAGAGCTTGTGGTGGCAGCAAGAAAAGAACAGAAGTATAAAT caggTGAGGGGATGATGGGTGAGAATGTGGAAGAGAATCCTCAGCCCGAAAATCCTGAACAAGTTGAAACTCATGTTACATTATTGGGAAAATCTGAAGGGATTGTGTCCTGGAGTCCAGAGCATGGAAAAGCTGGTGGgtgtcagcacaggccagagagacAGCAGAGAAACCAGTCAGGGAAGAAAGTGGGTAAATCCACTCAATGTGAAGGTGGTTTGAAGAATTTTAGTAAAAACATGATGCACCAGAGATTCTCCAAAGGGGAGGGAAAAAACACATGcaccgagtgtgggaaaagcttcagtcggaatTTACACCTTATTATACATCgcagaacccacacaggagaaagacctCATAAATGTcttaagtgtgggaaaagctttattgACAACCCAACCCTGAAAatacatcagcgaatccacatgGAAGAAAAACCCTATAAGTGCCCtgactgcgggaaaagcttcagtgagaGACCACACCTTATTGGCCACCGAAGAATCCACACGGAAGCAAAAACTTTCATATGCTCTCAGTGTGGGGAAACCCTCTGTAACTGGTCAGCCTTTCttagacatgagagaatccacactggagagagacctaAACCTTATCACTGCCTCGAGTGCGGGGAGAACTTCCATGATAGGTCAGGTCTTAGTAggcatcagagaattcacacaggagagaaaccttataaCTGCCTGgactgtggagaaagcttcagtcggcgctcaaaccttaccAGGCACCAAAAAGTTCACACTGGGGAGAGACCCTATACGTGCCtcaagtgtgggaaaagcttcagtcggagatCAACCCATAGTAGACATCTGATAACCCAttggggagaaagtgaataa
- the LOC120382989 gene encoding uncharacterized protein LOC120382989 isoform X2 — protein MAEPEKKKIQSLSSTIDKFFVNADTYEEQHTCMAELLLTYHGVKHHHSYHSQDCGNKLYPSIFTDSKIASRIHCGRRKAKALIENVLAPHSLKLAVQDIGSTSFSIVTDASNKGNTKLFPVAIRYFNKDKGSCTRIIDFLEDADETSEAIANKLRSCLQNAGLIHNKIVAYGADNASVNFGKHKSVLVHLKQMLDLPNLVPGHCSTHIVHNTVKHGLKMLSYDVENLVIKVFSEFSSCAKNISELKEFLDFMETEYSEILCHVPTRFLILFTAVDRLLKNWPALKSYFVGKGEETVSCAIWAFLSEQEDTVSDDDIITLPELYIYFVHNIMSQFNNTIKVLESDYIQVTELYAIFNKLRREIQIRQEQGFYGYKVTQFLKKLPPNKQNKFVGDAQQVYTRMLQYLEKWFDFSENSFYMLCAPLNLDRPLELDKLCALTTNLGIQVDGDELFTEMCTLNDVLPTLKSLTNDAELTLFQEQQEHHHRISVSEVWVEFFKHWEAPNLLKIVQHVLAIPPSNAFVERIFSVMKNLWTNERNELQVDLVKAELFVHFNYKMTCAEFAGFLKTEAAKELVVAARKEQKYKCEGMMGENVEENPQPENPEQVETHVTLLGKSEGIVSWSPEHGKAGGCQHRPERQQRNQSGKKVGKSTQCEGGLKNFSKNMMHQRFSKGEGKNTCTECGKSFSRNLHLIIHRRTHTGERPHKCLKCGKSFIDNPTLKIHQRIHMEEKPYKCPDCGKSFSERPHLIGHRRIHTEAKTFICSQCGETLCNWSAFLRHERIHTGERPKPYHCLECGENFHDRSGLSRHQRIHTGEKPYNCLDCGESFSRRSNLTRHQKVHTGERPYTCLKCGKSFSRRSTHSRHLITHWGESE, from the exons ATGGCAGAACCGGAAAAGAAAAAGATTCAAAGTTTGTCCAGTACAATCGATAAATTCTTCGTAAATGCTGATACCTATGAAGAACAACACACATGCATGGCTGAATTGCTTTTAACATATCATGGAGTTAAACACCACCACAGCTACCATTCTCAAGATTGTGGAAATAAGCTGTACCCCTCCATTTTCACTGATTCCAAGATCGCATCCAGAATTCACTGCGGAAGGAGAAAAGCGAAGGCTTTGATTGAGAATGTATTAGCCCCCCATTCATTGAAACTAGCTGTGCAAGACATTGGATCAACATCATTCTCAATAGTGACAGATGCTTCTAATAAAGGGAACACAAAATTATTCCCAGTTGCCATCCGCTACTTTAATAAAGATAAGGGAAGCTGCACACGTATCATAGACTTTTTGGAGGATGCAGATGAGACATCAGAGGCAATCGCAAACAAGTTACGAAGTTGTCTTCAAAATGCCGGTCTGATACATAATAAAATTGTGGCATATGGAGCAGACAACGCATCTGTCAATTTTGGAAAACACAAGTCTGTTTTGGTGCACCTAAAACAAATGTTAGATTTACCAAACCTTGTGCCAGGGCATTGCAGCACTCACATAGTACACAATACGGTGAAACATGGCTTGAAAATGCTCTCTTATGATGTAGAGAACTTGGTCATCAAGGTTTTCAGTGAATTCTCGTCCTGTGCAAAGAATATTAGTGAACTTAAAGAGTTCCTTGACTTCATGGAGACAGAATATTCAGAAATCTTATGCCATGTACCTACACGTTTTTTGATCCTTTTCACTGCCGTTGACAGGTTACTGAAGAATTGGCCTGCACTCAAGTCTTACTTTGTGGGCAAAGGAGAGGAAACAGTGAGCTGTGCAATATGGGCCTTTCTTTCTGAGCAGGAGGACACAGTATCCGATGATGATATTATTACACTTCCAGAACTGTACATCTACTTTGTGCACAATATTATGAGCCAATTTAACAACACCATAAAGGTTCTTGAAAGTGATTACATTCAGGTAACTGAACTGTATGCTATATTCAACAAGTTGAGAAGAGAGATTCAGATTCGACAAGAGCAAGGCTTCTATGGATACAAGGTGACACAGTTCTTGAAGAAACTGCCGCCTAACAAGCAGAATAAATTTGTTGGAGATGCCCAACAGGTTTACACACGCATGCTACAGTACCTGGAAAAGTGGTTTGATTTCAGCGAAAACTCTTTCTATATGTTGTGTGCGCCACTCAATCTGGACAGACCTCTTGAACTAGACAAACTGTGTGCTTTGACTACAAACTTGGGCATTCAAGTGGACGGCGATGAACTATTTACAGAAATGTGTACGCTGAATGATGTGCTACCAACCCTAAAGAGTTTGACAAATGATGCTGAATTGACATTGTTTCAGGAGCAACAAGAGCACCATCATCGAATCAGTGTCTCTGAGGTATGGGTAGAATTCTTTAAGCACTGGGAAGCCCCGAACTTACTTAAAATTGTGCAGCATGTGCTTGCTATTCCACCCAGCAACGCATTTGTGGAACGCATTTTCAGTGTTATGAAGAACTTGTGGACTAATGAAAGGAATGAGCTCCAAGTGGACCTGGTGAAAGCTGAGCTATTCGTGCATTTCAACTATAAAATGACATGTGCTGAGTTTGCTGGATTTTTGAAGACAGAAGCAGCTAAAGAGCTTGTGGTGGCAGCAAGAAAAGAACAGAAGTATAAAT gTGAGGGGATGATGGGTGAGAATGTGGAAGAGAATCCTCAGCCCGAAAATCCTGAACAAGTTGAAACTCATGTTACATTATTGGGAAAATCTGAAGGGATTGTGTCCTGGAGTCCAGAGCATGGAAAAGCTGGTGGgtgtcagcacaggccagagagacAGCAGAGAAACCAGTCAGGGAAGAAAGTGGGTAAATCCACTCAATGTGAAGGTGGTTTGAAGAATTTTAGTAAAAACATGATGCACCAGAGATTCTCCAAAGGGGAGGGAAAAAACACATGcaccgagtgtgggaaaagcttcagtcggaatTTACACCTTATTATACATCgcagaacccacacaggagaaagacctCATAAATGTcttaagtgtgggaaaagctttattgACAACCCAACCCTGAAAatacatcagcgaatccacatgGAAGAAAAACCCTATAAGTGCCCtgactgcgggaaaagcttcagtgagaGACCACACCTTATTGGCCACCGAAGAATCCACACGGAAGCAAAAACTTTCATATGCTCTCAGTGTGGGGAAACCCTCTGTAACTGGTCAGCCTTTCttagacatgagagaatccacactggagagagacctaAACCTTATCACTGCCTCGAGTGCGGGGAGAACTTCCATGATAGGTCAGGTCTTAGTAggcatcagagaattcacacaggagagaaaccttataaCTGCCTGgactgtggagaaagcttcagtcggcgctcaaaccttaccAGGCACCAAAAAGTTCACACTGGGGAGAGACCCTATACGTGCCtcaagtgtgggaaaagcttcagtcggagatCAACCCATAGTAGACATCTGATAACCCAttggggagaaagtgaataa